A stretch of the Meles meles chromosome 19, mMelMel3.1 paternal haplotype, whole genome shotgun sequence genome encodes the following:
- the SYMPK gene encoding symplekin isoform X1 has product MAGSSGDSVTRRSVASQFFTQEEGPGIDGMTTSERVVDLLNQAALITNDSKITVLKQVQELIINKDPTLLDNFLDEIIAFQADKSIEVRKFVIGFIEEACKRDIELLLKLIANLNMLLRDENVNVVKKAILTMTQLYKVALQWMVKSRVISELQEACWDMVSAMAADIILLLDSDNDGIRTHAIKFVEGLIVTLSPRMADSEVPRRQEHDISLDRIPRDHPYIQYNVLWEEGKAALEQLLKFMVHPAISSINLTTALGSLANIARQRPMFMSEVIQAYETLHANLPPTLAKSQVSSVRKNLKLHLLSVLKHPASLEFQAQITTLLVDLGTPQAEIARNMPSGKDARKRPRDDSDSTLKKMKLEPNLGEDDEDKDLEPGPSGTSKASAQISGQSDTDITAEFLQPLLTPDNVANLVLISMVYLPEAMPASFQAIYTPVESAGTEAQIKHLARLMATQMTAAGLGPGVEQTKQCKEEPKEEKAVKPESVLIKRRLSAQGQAISVVGSLGAMSALEEEAPQAKRRPEPIIPVTQPRLAGAGGRKKIFRLSDVLKPLTDAQVEAMKLGAVKRILRAEKAVACSGAAQVRIKILASLVTQFDSGLKAEVLSFILEDVRARLDLAFAWLYQEYNAYLAAGASGTLDKYEDCLIRLLSGLQEKPDQKDGIFTKVVLEAPLITESALEVIRKYCEDESRTYLGMSTLRDLIFKRPSRQFQYLHVLLDLSSHEKDKVRSQALLFIKRMYEKEQLREYVEKFALNYLQLLVHPNPPSVLFGADKDTEVAAPWTEETVKQCLYLYLALLPQNHKLIHELAAVYTEAIADIKRTVLRVIEQPIRGMGMNSPELLLLVENCPKGAETLVTRCLHSLTDKVPPSPELVKRVRDLYHKRLPDVRFLIPVLNGLEKKEVIQALPKLIKLNPIVVKEVFNRLLGTQHGEGNSALSPLNPGELLIALHNIDSVKCDMKSIIKATNLCFAERNVYTSEVLAVVMQQLMEQSPLPMLLMRTVIQSLTMYPRLGGFVMNILSRLIMKQVWKYPKVWEGFIKCCQRTKPQSFQVILQLPPQQLGAVFDKCPELREPLLAHVRSFTPHQQAHIPNSIMTILEASGKQEPEAKEVPAGPLEEDDLEPLALAPAPAPRPPQDLIGLRLAQEKALKRQLEEEQKLKPGGVGAPSSASSSSSSSTRPGPPQPEEPIDFREEGPECETPAIFISMDDDSGLTEAALLDSSLEGPLPKEAAGGLTSKEERSPQTLTPAGEDTMKTPSPAAEESGEPETKGNS; this is encoded by the exons ATGGCAGGCAGCAGTGGCGACAGTGTCACTAGACGGAGCGTGGCATCACAGTTCTTCACACAAGAGGAGGGGCCAGGCATCGATGGCATGACCAcctcagagaga GTGGTGGATCTCCTAAACCAGGCAGCACTGATCACCAATGATTCAAAGATCACAGTACTCAAGCAG GTCCAGGAACTGATCATCAACAAAGATCCTACACTACTAGACAACTTCCTGGAT GAGATCATCGCTTTCCAAGCGGACAAGTCAATCGAAGTGCGCAAATTTGTCATTGGCTTCATCGAGGAGGCATG CAAACGAGACATTGAGTTACTGCTGAAACTGATTGCAAACCTCAATATGCTTTTGAGGGACGAGAATGTGAATGTGGTGAAAAAAGCCATCCTCACCATGACCCAGCTCTACAAGGTGGCCCTGCAG TGGATGGTAAAGTCAAGAGTCATCAGTGAGCTCCAAGAGGCCTGCTGGGACATGGTGTCTGCCATGGCTGCAGACATCATTCTGCTGCTGGATTCTGACAATGACGGCATCCGCACCCACGCCATCAAGTTTGTGGAGGGCCTCATCGTCACCTTGTCACCCCGCATGGCTGACTCGGAGGTGCCCCGACGCCAAGAGCATGACATCAGCTTAGACCGCATCCCTCGTGACCACCCATATATCCAATACA ATGTGCTGTGGGAAGAAGGCAAGGCAGCCTTGGAGCAGCTGCTCAAGTTCATGGTGCACCCCGCCATCTCCTCCATCAACCTGACCACAGCGCTGGGCTCCCTTGCCAACATTGCCCGCCAGAGGCCCATGTTCATGTCAGAGGTGATCCAAGCCTATGAAACCCTGCATG CCAACCTGCCCCCGACGCTGGCCAAATCTCAGGTGAGCAGTGTGCGCAAGAATCTCAAGCTGCATCTGCTGAGTGTCCTGAAGCACCCAGCCTCCCTGGAGTTTCAGGCCCAGATCACCACTCTGCTGGTGGACCTGGGCACGCCCCAGGCCGAGATCGCCCGCAACATGCCCAGCGGCAAGGATGCCCGCAAGCGGCCCCGAGACGACTCGGATTCCACGCTCAAGAAGATGAAGCTGG AGCCCAACCTGGGGGAAGACGATGAGGACAAGGACTTGGAGCCAGGCCCGTCGGGAACCTCTAAGGCCTCAGCCCAGATCTCAGGCCAGTCAGACACAGACATCACAGCCGAGTTCCTGCAGCCCTTGCTGACACCTGACAATGTGGCCAATCTG GTCCTCATCAGCATGGTGTATCTGCCTGAGGCCATGCCTGCCTCTTTCCAAGCCATCTATACCCCAGTGGAGTCAGCAGGCACCGAAGCCCAGATCAAGCACCTGGCTCGGCTCATGGCCACACAGATGACGGCTGCAGGACTAGGGCCAG GTGTGGAGCAGACCAAACAGTGCAAGGAGGAGCCCAAGGAGGAGAAGGCGGTGAAGCCAGAGAGCGTCCTCATCAAGCGGCGTCTGTCGGCCCAGGGCCAGGCCATCTCAGTGGTGGGCTCCCTGGGCGCCATGTCTGCTCTGGAGGAGGAGGCACCCCAGGCCAAGAGGAGGCCAGAGCCCATCATCCCTGTCACACAGCCCCG GCTGGCTGGCGCTGGTGGCCGCAAGAAAATCTTCCGCCTGAGCGATGTGCTGAAGCCCCTGACAGATGCCCAGGTGGAGGCTATGAAGCTGGGCGCCGTGAAGCGGATCTTACGGGCGGAGAAGGCTGTAGCCTGCAGTGGGGCGGCCCAG GTGCGCATAAAGATCCTGGCCAGTCTGGTGACGCAGTTTGATTCAGGCCTGAAGGCCGAGGTCCTCTCCTTCATTCTGGAGGATGTGCGGGCCCGCCTGGACTTGGCCTTCGCCTGGCTCTACCAGGAGTACAATGCCTACCTGGCAGCCGGTGCCTCGGGCACTCTGGACAAGTACGAGGACTGCCTCATCCGCCTGCTCTCCGGCCTGCAGGAGAAGCCAGACCAAAAGGATGG GATCTTCACTAAGGTGGTGCTGGAGGCGCCACTGATCACGGAGAGCGCCCTGGAGGTGATTCGCAAGTACTGCGAGGATGAG AGTCGTACCTACCTGGGCATGTCCACTCTTCGAGACCTGATCTTCAAGCGGCCGTCCCGCCAGTTCCAGTACCTGCATGTTCTGCTAGACCTCAGCTCCCACGAGAAGGACAAG GTGCGCTCCCAGGCCCTGCTGTTCATCAAGCGCATGTATGAGAAGGAACAGCTgcgagagtatgtggagaaattTGCCCTCAACTACCTGCAGCTCCTGGTCCACCCCAACCCGCCATCCGTGCTGTTCGGAGCCGACAAGGATACAG AGGTGGCGGCACCCTGGACTGAGGAGACCGTAAAGCAGTGTCTGTACCTCTACCTGGCTCTCCTGCCTCAGAACCACAAGCTCATCCACGAACTGGCAGCCGTGTACACAGAGGCCATCGCCGACATCAAGCGGACAGTTCTGAGGGTCATCGAGCAGCCG ATCCGAGGAATGGGCATGAACTCACCAGAGCTGCTCCTGCTGGTAGAAAACTGTCCCAAGGGGGCAGAGACACTGGTCACACGATGTCTGCACAGCCTCACGGACAAAG TCCCGCCCTCCCCAGAGCTGGTGAAGCGGGTCCGGGATCTCTACCACAAGCGATTGCCAGATGTCCGCTTCCTCATCCCTGTGCTCAATGGACTGGAGAAG AAAGAAGTGATCCAGGCCCTGCCAAAGCTCATCAAACTCAACCCCATTGTGGTGAAAGAGGTCTTCAACCGCCTGCTGGGCACCCAGCATG GCGAAGGGAACTCGGCCTTGTCCCCACTGAACCCTGGAGAGCTGCTGATCGCACTGCACAACATCGACTCGGTGAAGTGTGACATGAAGTCCATCATCAAAG CCACCAACCTGTGCTTTGCGGAACGGAACGTGTACACATCGGAGGTGCTGGCCGTGGTGATGCAGCAGCTGATGGAGCAGAGCCCCCTGCCCATGCTGCTCATGAGGACCGTCATCCAGTCTCTGACCATGTACCCCCGCCTGGGGGGCTTCGTCATGAACATCCTGTCCCGCCTCATCATGAAGCAG GTGTGGAAGTATCCCAAGGTGTGGGAGGGCTTCATCAAGTGCTGTCAACGCACCAAGCCCCAGAGTTTCCAGGTCATCCTGCAGTTGCCACCCCAGCAGCTGGGCGCCGTCTTTGACAAGTGCCCAGAGCTCCGGGAGCCCCTGCTGGCCCACGTCCGATCCTTCACCCCCCACCAG CAAGCACACATCCCCAACTCCATCATGACCATCCTGGAGGCCAGTGGCAAGCAGGAGCCAGAGGCCAAGGAAGTGCCTGCAGGGCCCCTGGAAGAG GACGACCTGGAGCCCTTGGCCctggccccggcccccgccccccggccccctCAGGACCTCATTGGCCTGCGGCTGGCCCAGGAGAAAGCCTTAAAGCGTCAGCTGGAGGAGGAACAGAAGCTGAAGCCTGGAGGAGTGGGAGCCCCCTCGTCGGCGTCGTCCTCGTCCTCTTCCTCCACCCGGCCAGGCCCTCCCCAGCCCGAAGAACCCATAGATTTCCGGGAGGAGGGGCCTGAGTGTGAGACCCCGGCCATCTTCATCAGCATGGATGACGACTCGGGGTTGACCGAGGCCGCACTCCTGGACTCTAGTCTCGAGGGGCCCCTACCTAAG GAGGCAGCGGGCGGGTTGACCTCAAAGGAGGAGCGCAGTCCCCAGACCCTCACCCCTGCCGGAGAAGACACCATGAAGACTCCCAGCCCTGCCGCCGAGGAATCCGGGGAACCCGAGACCAAGGGGAACAGCTGA
- the SYMPK gene encoding symplekin isoform X2 encodes MLLRDENVNVVKKAILTMTQLYKVALQWMVKSRVISELQEACWDMVSAMAADIILLLDSDNDGIRTHAIKFVEGLIVTLSPRMADSEVPRRQEHDISLDRIPRDHPYIQYNVLWEEGKAALEQLLKFMVHPAISSINLTTALGSLANIARQRPMFMSEVIQAYETLHANLPPTLAKSQVSSVRKNLKLHLLSVLKHPASLEFQAQITTLLVDLGTPQAEIARNMPSGKDARKRPRDDSDSTLKKMKLEPNLGEDDEDKDLEPGPSGTSKASAQISGQSDTDITAEFLQPLLTPDNVANLVLISMVYLPEAMPASFQAIYTPVESAGTEAQIKHLARLMATQMTAAGLGPGVEQTKQCKEEPKEEKAVKPESVLIKRRLSAQGQAISVVGSLGAMSALEEEAPQAKRRPEPIIPVTQPRLAGAGGRKKIFRLSDVLKPLTDAQVEAMKLGAVKRILRAEKAVACSGAAQVRIKILASLVTQFDSGLKAEVLSFILEDVRARLDLAFAWLYQEYNAYLAAGASGTLDKYEDCLIRLLSGLQEKPDQKDGIFTKVVLEAPLITESALEVIRKYCEDESRTYLGMSTLRDLIFKRPSRQFQYLHVLLDLSSHEKDKVRSQALLFIKRMYEKEQLREYVEKFALNYLQLLVHPNPPSVLFGADKDTEVAAPWTEETVKQCLYLYLALLPQNHKLIHELAAVYTEAIADIKRTVLRVIEQPIRGMGMNSPELLLLVENCPKGAETLVTRCLHSLTDKVPPSPELVKRVRDLYHKRLPDVRFLIPVLNGLEKKEVIQALPKLIKLNPIVVKEVFNRLLGTQHGEGNSALSPLNPGELLIALHNIDSVKCDMKSIIKATNLCFAERNVYTSEVLAVVMQQLMEQSPLPMLLMRTVIQSLTMYPRLGGFVMNILSRLIMKQVWKYPKVWEGFIKCCQRTKPQSFQVILQLPPQQLGAVFDKCPELREPLLAHVRSFTPHQQAHIPNSIMTILEASGKQEPEAKEVPAGPLEEDDLEPLALAPAPAPRPPQDLIGLRLAQEKALKRQLEEEQKLKPGGVGAPSSASSSSSSSTRPGPPQPEEPIDFREEGPECETPAIFISMDDDSGLTEAALLDSSLEGPLPKEAAGGLTSKEERSPQTLTPAGEDTMKTPSPAAEESGEPETKGNS; translated from the exons ATGCTTTTGAGGGACGAGAATGTGAATGTGGTGAAAAAAGCCATCCTCACCATGACCCAGCTCTACAAGGTGGCCCTGCAG TGGATGGTAAAGTCAAGAGTCATCAGTGAGCTCCAAGAGGCCTGCTGGGACATGGTGTCTGCCATGGCTGCAGACATCATTCTGCTGCTGGATTCTGACAATGACGGCATCCGCACCCACGCCATCAAGTTTGTGGAGGGCCTCATCGTCACCTTGTCACCCCGCATGGCTGACTCGGAGGTGCCCCGACGCCAAGAGCATGACATCAGCTTAGACCGCATCCCTCGTGACCACCCATATATCCAATACA ATGTGCTGTGGGAAGAAGGCAAGGCAGCCTTGGAGCAGCTGCTCAAGTTCATGGTGCACCCCGCCATCTCCTCCATCAACCTGACCACAGCGCTGGGCTCCCTTGCCAACATTGCCCGCCAGAGGCCCATGTTCATGTCAGAGGTGATCCAAGCCTATGAAACCCTGCATG CCAACCTGCCCCCGACGCTGGCCAAATCTCAGGTGAGCAGTGTGCGCAAGAATCTCAAGCTGCATCTGCTGAGTGTCCTGAAGCACCCAGCCTCCCTGGAGTTTCAGGCCCAGATCACCACTCTGCTGGTGGACCTGGGCACGCCCCAGGCCGAGATCGCCCGCAACATGCCCAGCGGCAAGGATGCCCGCAAGCGGCCCCGAGACGACTCGGATTCCACGCTCAAGAAGATGAAGCTGG AGCCCAACCTGGGGGAAGACGATGAGGACAAGGACTTGGAGCCAGGCCCGTCGGGAACCTCTAAGGCCTCAGCCCAGATCTCAGGCCAGTCAGACACAGACATCACAGCCGAGTTCCTGCAGCCCTTGCTGACACCTGACAATGTGGCCAATCTG GTCCTCATCAGCATGGTGTATCTGCCTGAGGCCATGCCTGCCTCTTTCCAAGCCATCTATACCCCAGTGGAGTCAGCAGGCACCGAAGCCCAGATCAAGCACCTGGCTCGGCTCATGGCCACACAGATGACGGCTGCAGGACTAGGGCCAG GTGTGGAGCAGACCAAACAGTGCAAGGAGGAGCCCAAGGAGGAGAAGGCGGTGAAGCCAGAGAGCGTCCTCATCAAGCGGCGTCTGTCGGCCCAGGGCCAGGCCATCTCAGTGGTGGGCTCCCTGGGCGCCATGTCTGCTCTGGAGGAGGAGGCACCCCAGGCCAAGAGGAGGCCAGAGCCCATCATCCCTGTCACACAGCCCCG GCTGGCTGGCGCTGGTGGCCGCAAGAAAATCTTCCGCCTGAGCGATGTGCTGAAGCCCCTGACAGATGCCCAGGTGGAGGCTATGAAGCTGGGCGCCGTGAAGCGGATCTTACGGGCGGAGAAGGCTGTAGCCTGCAGTGGGGCGGCCCAG GTGCGCATAAAGATCCTGGCCAGTCTGGTGACGCAGTTTGATTCAGGCCTGAAGGCCGAGGTCCTCTCCTTCATTCTGGAGGATGTGCGGGCCCGCCTGGACTTGGCCTTCGCCTGGCTCTACCAGGAGTACAATGCCTACCTGGCAGCCGGTGCCTCGGGCACTCTGGACAAGTACGAGGACTGCCTCATCCGCCTGCTCTCCGGCCTGCAGGAGAAGCCAGACCAAAAGGATGG GATCTTCACTAAGGTGGTGCTGGAGGCGCCACTGATCACGGAGAGCGCCCTGGAGGTGATTCGCAAGTACTGCGAGGATGAG AGTCGTACCTACCTGGGCATGTCCACTCTTCGAGACCTGATCTTCAAGCGGCCGTCCCGCCAGTTCCAGTACCTGCATGTTCTGCTAGACCTCAGCTCCCACGAGAAGGACAAG GTGCGCTCCCAGGCCCTGCTGTTCATCAAGCGCATGTATGAGAAGGAACAGCTgcgagagtatgtggagaaattTGCCCTCAACTACCTGCAGCTCCTGGTCCACCCCAACCCGCCATCCGTGCTGTTCGGAGCCGACAAGGATACAG AGGTGGCGGCACCCTGGACTGAGGAGACCGTAAAGCAGTGTCTGTACCTCTACCTGGCTCTCCTGCCTCAGAACCACAAGCTCATCCACGAACTGGCAGCCGTGTACACAGAGGCCATCGCCGACATCAAGCGGACAGTTCTGAGGGTCATCGAGCAGCCG ATCCGAGGAATGGGCATGAACTCACCAGAGCTGCTCCTGCTGGTAGAAAACTGTCCCAAGGGGGCAGAGACACTGGTCACACGATGTCTGCACAGCCTCACGGACAAAG TCCCGCCCTCCCCAGAGCTGGTGAAGCGGGTCCGGGATCTCTACCACAAGCGATTGCCAGATGTCCGCTTCCTCATCCCTGTGCTCAATGGACTGGAGAAG AAAGAAGTGATCCAGGCCCTGCCAAAGCTCATCAAACTCAACCCCATTGTGGTGAAAGAGGTCTTCAACCGCCTGCTGGGCACCCAGCATG GCGAAGGGAACTCGGCCTTGTCCCCACTGAACCCTGGAGAGCTGCTGATCGCACTGCACAACATCGACTCGGTGAAGTGTGACATGAAGTCCATCATCAAAG CCACCAACCTGTGCTTTGCGGAACGGAACGTGTACACATCGGAGGTGCTGGCCGTGGTGATGCAGCAGCTGATGGAGCAGAGCCCCCTGCCCATGCTGCTCATGAGGACCGTCATCCAGTCTCTGACCATGTACCCCCGCCTGGGGGGCTTCGTCATGAACATCCTGTCCCGCCTCATCATGAAGCAG GTGTGGAAGTATCCCAAGGTGTGGGAGGGCTTCATCAAGTGCTGTCAACGCACCAAGCCCCAGAGTTTCCAGGTCATCCTGCAGTTGCCACCCCAGCAGCTGGGCGCCGTCTTTGACAAGTGCCCAGAGCTCCGGGAGCCCCTGCTGGCCCACGTCCGATCCTTCACCCCCCACCAG CAAGCACACATCCCCAACTCCATCATGACCATCCTGGAGGCCAGTGGCAAGCAGGAGCCAGAGGCCAAGGAAGTGCCTGCAGGGCCCCTGGAAGAG GACGACCTGGAGCCCTTGGCCctggccccggcccccgccccccggccccctCAGGACCTCATTGGCCTGCGGCTGGCCCAGGAGAAAGCCTTAAAGCGTCAGCTGGAGGAGGAACAGAAGCTGAAGCCTGGAGGAGTGGGAGCCCCCTCGTCGGCGTCGTCCTCGTCCTCTTCCTCCACCCGGCCAGGCCCTCCCCAGCCCGAAGAACCCATAGATTTCCGGGAGGAGGGGCCTGAGTGTGAGACCCCGGCCATCTTCATCAGCATGGATGACGACTCGGGGTTGACCGAGGCCGCACTCCTGGACTCTAGTCTCGAGGGGCCCCTACCTAAG GAGGCAGCGGGCGGGTTGACCTCAAAGGAGGAGCGCAGTCCCCAGACCCTCACCCCTGCCGGAGAAGACACCATGAAGACTCCCAGCCCTGCCGCCGAGGAATCCGGGGAACCCGAGACCAAGGGGAACAGCTGA